Proteins found in one Crassostrea angulata isolate pt1a10 chromosome 3, ASM2561291v2, whole genome shotgun sequence genomic segment:
- the LOC128177610 gene encoding CSC1-like protein 2 isoform X3 has product MSESATTPWVIGPGSVVELSCDTFMVKNQTKIDFTNGEYGGIPFNLIINTVGWLLLILLFTVMRKLAWDYGRIALVSRTEEKWTSLFYGDHDDDTNKMQGSVESLDAHLHKHDSNVCSWIPAFFRVKDKDILKKSGQDAIQYLTFQRYLIIYTTIVMVLVVAIIVPVNFSGNNIGNKTDFGHTTIGNLDPDSPLLWVHAVLAVAFLILLVGLMRHFHVNLEFEEDEQVSRTLMISGIPKDKCFKNQITQHFEEAYPEASVVDVQFAYNISDLVKLDKNRRVAEEALLVSKMEYDKTGIRPTMTPVTCGRCCCCCTSCGCQEVDAIEHYESVALEYREKCEKEKVTAYQSPAGIAFVTFHMDIMAARVRSDFEDSCKGTSNPQNSSLSEDLMVWSWNVHYAPSPENIYWENLSKSKWKWWITAIIVNLILLIILFFFTTPLIIINSLNEFEYLKPIQEHSPALVEFLPTLLLWTFSALLPTVVYYSDSTFIGHWTRTAEHHVIMVKTFIFLLLMVLVLPSLGLTSVKALFQWFVLDKESSFRWRCIFVAGHGAFFVNYVITAAFIGTALELIRFSELFMYALKLSLAHSSAEKTAVRKAVVWEFQYGSQYAWMLCVFAVIMAYSLLCPLVVPFGWVYMILKHAVDRYNIYFAYKPSKINKKIHSSAINFVTVATILLQFNVVFFTALRSEISFSNEKVNPVFVFSSVALFMSIVVFVGRVCFGWFKNLSSATRRYRKNDKVPDENSTQNRPGVESPHQFVEQEQRANSPESSNKPFVAGVLLDSATPSVSSSSRLATSYGTMSGATNVNQENDEINTNGVHYVQ; this is encoded by the exons GTGGACCTCTCTCTTCTATGGTGACCATGACGATGACACCAATAAGATGCAGGGCTCCGTGGAATCCCTGGACGCACACCTCCACAAACATGACAGT AATGTGTGCTCCTGGATTCCTGCCTTTTTTAGAGTCAA AGATAAAGATATCCTGAAGAAGAGTGGACAGGACGCCATTCAGTACCTGACGTTTCAGCGGTACCTGATCATCTATACCACCATCGTGATGGTTCTAGTGGTAGCCATTATTGTACCGGTCAACTTCTCTGGAAATAACA ttGGGAACAAAACAGATTTTGGGCATACAACAATTGGGAATCTGGATCCtga TTCGCCCTTGCTGTGGGTCCACGCAGTGCTTGCCGTGGCCTTCCTGATTTTACTGGTTGGTCTGATGCGACACTTCCATGTGAACCTGGAGTTCGAGGAAGATGAACAGGTGTCACGGACACTGATGATTTCTGGGATTCCAAAAGACAAGTGCTTCAAAAACCAGATCACACAGCATTTTGA agaagcCTATCCAGAAGCCAGTGTGGTTGATGTCCAGTTTGCCTACAACATCTCGGATCTTGTTAAATTGGATAAGAATAG GAGAGTAGCAGAAGAGGCTTTACTTGTGTCCAAAATGGAATACGATAAAACTGGAATCCGTCCAACCATGACACCGGTCACATGTGGGCGATGTTGTTGCTGCTGCACTTCCTGTGGGTGTCAAGAG GTGGATGCTATTGAGCATTATGAGTCTGTAGCCTTAGAGTATCGGGAGAAATGTGAGAAAGAGAAAGTGACTGCATACCAGTCTCCTGCAGGCATTGCCTTTGTCACCTTCCACATGGATATCATGGCTGCCAG GGTGAGGAGTGACTTTGAGGACTCGTGTAAGGGGACCAGTAACCCCCAGAACTCCTCGCTCAGTGAGGACCTGATGGTTTGGTCCTGGAACGTACATTACGCTCCGTCACCCGAGAATATCTACTG GGAGAACCTGTCCAAATCCAAGTGGAAGTGGTGGATTACCGCTATCATCGTTAACCTGATCCTGTTAATTATCCTGTTTTTCTTCACTACTCCTCTGATTATAATTAACAGCCTTAATGAATTTGAGTACCTCAAACCTATACAGGAGCAC AGTCCAGCGTTGGTCGAGTTCCTACCTACGCTGTTACTGTGGACTTTCTCCGCGTTACTTCCAACTGTAGTGTATTACTCTGACTCAACATTCATAGGTCATTGGACAAG AACTGCTGAGCACCATGTGATCATGGTAAAGACATTTATCTTCCTGCTGTTGATGGTGCTTGTCCTGCCCTCTCTAGGACTGACAAG TGTTAAAGCCTTGTTCCAGTGGTTTGTTCTGGACAAAGAGTCCTCATTTAGATGGAG GTGTATATTTGTGGCTGGACATGGCGCCTTCTTTGTAAATTACGTCATTACGGCAGCTTTCATTGGTACAGCTTTAGAGTTAATTCGCTTTTCAGAGCTATTCATGTATGCTCTCAAGCTTTCACTTGCTCATTCCTCAGCTGAAAAGACAGCAGTTAGAAAG GCTGTGGTTTGGGAGTTCCAGTATGGCTCCCAGTACGCCTGGATGCTGTGTGTGTTTGCCGTCATCATGGCCTACAGCCTTCTCTGTCCCCTGGTTGTCCCTTTTG GATGGGTgtacatgattttaaaacatgcagTGGACAGATACAACATTTACTTTGCCTACAAGCCatcaaaaatcaacaaaaagatCCACTCTTCCGCCATTAATTTTGTCACCGTGGCAACCATTCTGCTCCAATTCAATGTTGTCTTCTTCACTGCTCTCAGATCAG AGATCAGCTTTAGTAATG AGAAAGTGAACCCCGTGTTTGTCTTCTCATCTGTGGCCCTCTTTATGTCCATCGTGGTTTTCGTGGGGCGGGTCTGTTTCGGTTGGTTTAAGAATCTGTCCTCGGCCACCCGCAGATACAGG AAAAATGACAAGGTACCTGATGAAAATTCTACTCAAAATCGTCCCGGTGTAGAATCACCCCAT CAATTTGTGGAACAAGAGCAAAGAGCAAATTCCCCAGAATCTTCGAACAAG cCATTTGTTGCTGGTGTGCTGTTGGATAGTGCAACACCATCAGTGAGCAGCTCTAGTCGCCTAGCAACCTCCTACGGTACGATGTCTGGTGCCACGAATGTCAACCAGGAGAATGATGAAATCAACACAAATGGTGTTCACTATGTCCAGTAA
- the LOC128177609 gene encoding uncharacterized protein LOC128177609, translating into MADCQHLPLKVKGKFCSRGKYKKASRMKQFNSVHKNDNDNIPTNIEHSYANDSAPYSQADDTSVNLDDFDVLENVCVQSVDGIQWNDGRRVVELKHLADQLVCVHCNNRLHLSNIESEKRYGLGSLLYIKCDSTTCGFTNTVSTGKRNSKGAFDINSKVTLAMIHSGMGPTHVINFLSTCNIPPIDTTTLKKKEKEISASIVKQAKESCRRAREEEMDAISDQLECSFDAGWQTRGSGCQYNSSTGHASIIGAQSGKVLEFDVRSKTCRVCQYHFDRNETVPNHNCTSNWSGSSKAMEPDMASAMLYRMKEDGCEVQTIHADNDSTTAARLRNDFPSLQKKQDKNHLKKNLTKQLYKLAKDHKQLKPTGTISYVTRCFMYAISSKHNSEEELTSKLERVVPHMFGDHSLCAEAAWCTYQKNPKTFRFKHLPKGQPLSGDQLRAALDNITENFKGMASQLQKLGSTQSNENFNNIVASKAPKNRSYGSTASLVTRVSAAVLQKNVGYTYIEEVNKDILLSPGEVSKKHGISMDKKKLWHKKRHASVSFKRRRLLLKKRQHWRESANYVKEGKTYEQGISSADVNPCDIEALPGKRNFTGDENMVVFDLETTGLSRNSDIIQLAAFDGKEELNIYISPSQEITKKASEITGLKYDFESGCMFSGGQKVECIDIRLALLKLIDYVSKREKPILVGHNVLSFDIPILSKKLQEHGLLQEFLRHVSGCLDTLRLARKLFSKETVGNYKQQTLVQVLLGKSYQAHDALADVKNLYELFVSKFTFKETDAFPFNFHVLQKSFVPLVERKLISSANSRKLANSGLGLGHLSLAYQRDNQEGVKFILSEHGFNAKTSKGINLYFEKQEE; encoded by the exons ATGGCGGACTGTCAACATTTGCCGCTAAAAGTCAAAGGGAAATTTTGTAGTAGaggtaaatataaaaaagcatCGCGTATGAAACAATTTAATAGCGTTCATAAGAACGACAACGATAATATCCCCACTAACATTGAACATTCATATGCAAACGACTCGGCGCCATATTCCCAGGCAGACGACACATCTGTCAATCTTGACGATTTCGATGTACTGGAAAACGTATGTGTTCAAAGTGTGGACGGTATTCAGTGGAATGATGGCCGAAGGGTTGTGGAACTTAAGCACCTTGCCGATCAGCTTGTATGTGTACACTGTAACAATCGGCTGCATTTGTCGAATATTGAAAGTGAAAAGCGTTACGGGCTCGGTAGCTTGCTATACATCAAATGTGATAGCACTACTTGTGGATTTACTAACACAGTTTCCACGGGAAAAAGAAACAGTAAAGGTGCCTTTGATATCAATTCAAAAGTTACACTTG CTATGATACATTCTGGTATGGGACCAACTCATGTCATCAATTTTCTCAGTACCTGTAACATTCCACCAATTGATACCACcacattaaagaaaaaagaaaaagagatcTCAGCATCAATTGTAAAACAGGCCAAAGAGTCTTGTCGTAGAGCTAGAGAGGAAGAAATGGATGCTATATCAGACCAATTGGAGTGCAGTTTTGATGCTGGATGGCAGACCAGAGGATCTGGCTGTCAGTACAATAGTAGCACTG GCCATGCCAGTATTATAGGTGCTCAAAGTGGAAAGGTCCTTGAGTTTGATGTGAGGTCAAAGACATGTAGAGTTTGTCAGTATCATTTTGATAGAAATGAAACAGTACCAAATCACAACTGCACCAGTAATTGGTCAG GTTCTAGTAAGGCCATGGAGCCAGATATGGCTTCAGCAATGCTATATCGGATGAAGGAAGATGGATGTGAGGTTCAGACCATACATGCTGATAATGATTCCACCACTGCCGCTCGACTAAGAAATGACTTTCCATCCCTTCAAAAAAAGCAGGACAAGAATCATCTGAAAAAGAACTTGACAAAACAGCTGTATAAACTAGCCAAAGATCACAAGCAACTGAAACCAACTGGTACAATTTCATATGTGACCAGATGCTTTATGTACGCAATCTCCTCAAAACATAATTCTGAAGAAGAGCTGACATCAAAATTGGAGAGGGTTGTCCCTCACATGTTTGGAGACCACAGTCTTTGTGCAGAGGCTGCATGGTGTACATATCAGAAAAATCCAAAGACATTCAG ATTCAAGCACCTTCCAAAAGGCCAACCATTGTCAGGTGATCAGCTAAGAGCAGCACTGGATAACATAACGGAGAATTTCAAAGGCATGGCCTCTCAGCTGCAAAAGCTTGGATCCACACAAAGCAATGAAAACTTTAACAACATTGTGGCAAGCAAGGCCCCAAAGAATAG GTCATATGGCAGCACAGCATCCCTAGTCACTAGAGTCTCAGCAGCAGTCTTACAGAAGAATGTTGGATACACATACATTGAAGAG GTAAACAAAGACATCCTCTTGTCTCCAGGAGAGGTTTCTAAGAAGCATGGAATTAGCATGGATAAGAAGAAGTTGTGGCATAAAAAAAGGCATGCATCAGTTTCCTTCAAAAGGAGACGCCTGTTATTGAAG AAAAGACAACACTGGAGGGAGTCAGCAAATTATGTCAAAGAAGGGAAAACTTACGAACAAGGCATTTCATCAGCAGATGTAAACCCATGTGATATAGAAGCTTTACCAGGAAAGCGCAACTTCACTGGTGACGAAAATATGGTCGTCTTTGACTTGGAAACAACAGGACTGTCCCGCAACAGTGACATAATCCAATTAGCAGCTTTTGATGGGAAAGAAgagttaaatatttacatttccccATCCCAGGAAATAACGAAGAAAGCAAGTGAAATTACAGGActgaaatatgattttgaatCTGGATGCATGTTTTCTGGGGGACAGAAAGTAGAATGCATTGATATTAGACTTGCTCTCCTTAAACTTATAGATTATGTTAGCAAGCGAGAAAAGCCAATTCTTGTAGGCCACAATGTATTGTCCTTTGACATTCCAATTCTAAGCAAGAAACTTCAAGAGCATGGTCTTCTTCAAGAATTTTTGCGGCATGTCAGTGGTTGTTTGGACACACTCAGGCTAGCACGTAAGTTATTCAGTAAGGAAACTGTGGGCAACTACAAACAGCAGACACTGGTACAAGTTCTCCTAGGAAAATCCTATCAAGCACATGATGCTCTTGCAGATGTTAAAAATCTTTACGAACTTTTTGTATCTAAGTTCACATTCAAAGAAACAGATGCTTTTCCTTTCAATTTCCATGTCCTTCAGAAGTCATTCGTACCACTTGTTGAAAGGAAGCTTATTTCGAGTGCAAATTCAAGAAAACTGGCAAATTCTGGTCTAGGACTTGGACACCTTAGTCTAGCGTACCAACGAGACAACCAAGAGGGGGTTAAGTTTATTTTGTCAGAACATGGTTTCAATGCAAAAACATCGAAAGGCATCAATTTGTACTTTGAGAAACAGGAAGAATAA